A window from Plasmodium relictum strain SGS1 genome assembly, chromosome: 7 encodes these proteins:
- the M18AAP gene encoding M18 aspartyl aminopeptidase, putative, whose amino-acid sequence MDRKAREYAQDLLEFIRNSGSSFLACKNLRDKLKKSGFTHLKEGEKWNLKTNEGYVLSKENRNICSFFIGKNFNIENGSILISVGHIDSCSLKITPNNNVIRSKINQINVECYGAGLWNTWFDRGLGLSGQVVYKKEDKLIEKLIQINKSLFFLPSLAIHLQKRTRFEFSLNINYEEHLKPILSTTLFDNIMKKRATEKREVENQMVNDNSSPLLYVLTKELNCKEEDILDFELCLMDVQEPCFTGVYEEFIEGPRFDNLVGSYCIFQSFIELVNHIKSNDKKNNINYDNNLYICIGYDHEEIGSQSEVGAQSYLTKNIIERIIRCVFKNELNNNDTTVDEIYGSLVSKSLLLSVDMSHCSHPNYPETTQNNHQLHFHEGITFKYNANKNYVTSPFYASLIKKTFELFSKENEPIKHQNFMVKNDTPCGSTIGSMLASSLSMPGIDIGIPQLAMHSIREIAGVRDIYYLIKGTLAFYTYYNQVLSCCVTDS is encoded by the coding sequence ATGGATAGAAAAGCTAGAGAGTATGCTCAAGATTTATTGGAATTCATCCGAAATAGTGGTAGTAGTTTTTTAGCTTGTAAAAATTTAcgagataaattaaaaaaaagtggaTTTACACATTTAAAAGAAGGAGAAAAATGgaatttaaaaacaaatgaaGGTTATGTATTATCTAAAGAAAACAGAAATATATGTAGCTTTTTTATtggaaaaaattttaatatagaaaatggTTCTATTTTAATATCGGTTGGACATATTGATTCTTGCTCTTTAAAAATTACTCCAAATAATAATGTAATAAGaagtaaaataaatcaaataaatgtTGAGTGCTATGGTGCAGGACTATGGAATACTTGGTTTGATAGAGGATTAGGGTTATCAGGTCAAGTAGTATATAAGAAAGAAGATAAGTTgattgaaaaattaattcaaattaacaaatctttattttttttgccAAGTTTAGCTATTCATTTGCAAAAAAGAACTAGGTTTGAGTTTTCtcttaatataaattatgaagAACATTTGAAGCCCATTCTTTCTACTACATTATTTGataatattatgaaaaaaagggCAACAGAAAAAAGAGAAGTAGAAAACCAAATGGTAAATGATAATTCGTCTCCTTTATTGTATGTTTTAACTAAAGAATTAAATTGTAAAGAAGAAGATATATTAGATTTTGAACTATGTTTAATGGATGTGCAAGAACCCTGTTTTACAGGAGTTTATGAGGAATTCATTGAGGGCCCTCGATTTGACAATCTTGTTGGTTCTTACTGCATTTTTCAGTCATTTATTGAATTAGTAAATCATATAAAAagtaatgataaaaaaaataatattaattatgataataaCTTGTATATATGTATTGGCTATGACCATGAGGAAATTGGATCACAAAGTGAAGTCGGTGCTCAATcttatttaacaaaaaatattatagagAGAATTATTAGGtgtgtttttaaaaatgaattaaataataatgatacaACTGTAGATGAAATATATGGAAGTTTAGTTAGCAAGTCATTATTACTAAGTGTTGATATGTCTCATTGTAGCCACCCTAACTATCCTGAAACCACTCAAAATAACCATCAGTTACATTTTCATGAAGGAAtaacttttaaatataatgcaaataaaaattatgtaacTTCTCCATTTTATGCTAgcttaattaaaaaaacttttGAATTGTtttcaaaagaaaatgaGCCAATTAAACACCAAAATTTCATGGTGAAAAATGATACTCCGTGCGGAAGTACAATCGGTTCAATGCTTGCTTCGAGTTTATCTATGCCAGGTATAGATATTGGAATACCCCAGTTAGCTATGCATTCAATTAGAGAAATTGCAGGAGTTCGcgatatttattatttaataaaaggcACTTTAGCTTTTTATACTTATTATAACCAAGTATTATCTTGTTGTGTTACTGATTCATAA
- a CDS encoding peptide release factor, putative — MGKNIRILNRLFFIKRNNFCSSNLTYLKNNQKELLIKLADKSISDVSEKKETLKIKKIQNISKIFKSLYEELDIYKQLLMESLNDKEDFQKKILNDDDIKQLNNNIQNVQDTVIENIIDFYKNFVNEDHHLDTNEIKIEITAGVGGLESKMFCKELFSMYENFCKIKNYEYEIKNKIGDDVKGNKSIVAYIKGKNVYEDFAQEIGIHRVQRIPINSKKIQTSTSIVLIFDEKSKMDKIKKKINFSKKDLIIETKRSGGAGGQSVNKNETCVKVIHKPTNIFVEVQKTSSQIQNKSIAIELLKNKLYSFYYEQERINFLKDKKSQKQSGDRSEKIRTYNFLHNVVIDHIANVEFFDIEKFFKGNHLIQLINKRKQIFYQNIIDETLKYIFSFIDN; from the exons ATGGGAAAGAATATAAGGATATTAAACagattattttttatcaaaagaaATAACTTTTGCTCTTCTAACTtaacttatttaaaaaataaccaaaaagaattacttataaAATTAGCTGATAAAAGCATTTCAGATGTAAGTGAGAAGAAAgaaacattaaaaataaagaaaattcagAACATatcaaaaattttcaaatcaTTGTATGAAGaattagatatatataaacaactATTAATGGAAAGTTTAAATGACAAAGAagattttcaaaaaaaaattttaaatgatgatgatataaaacaattaaataataatatacaaaATGTACAAGACACTGTTATCGAAAATATTAttgatttttataaaaactttGTTAATGAGGATCATCATTTAGATacaaatgaaattaaaatagaG ATAACTGCAGGAGTAGGTGGATTAGAATCTAAAATGTTTTGTAAAGAATTATTTAGTATGtatgaaaatttttgtaaaattaagAATTATGAATacgaaataaaaaataaaataggtGATGATGTTAAAGGAAACAAAAGTATTGTTGCTTATATAAAAGGTAAGAATGTATATGAAGATTTTGCACAAGAGATAGGTATTCATAGAGTTCAAAGAATTCCcataaatagtaaaaaaattcaaacaTCTACATCAATTGTATTAATATTTGacgaaaaaagtaaaatggacaaaataaaaaagaaaataaatttttctaaaaaagaTTTAATTATTGAAACAAAAAGATCAGGTGGGGCTGGAGGGCaaagtgtaaataaaaatgaaacgTGTGTTAAAGTTATTCATAAACCAACTAATATTTTTGTTGAAGTTCAAAAAACTAGTAGCcaaattcaaaataaaagtattgctattgaattattaaaaaataaactatatagtttttattatgaacaagaaagaattaattttctAAAAGACAAAAAGAGCCAAAAGCAAAGTGGTGATAGAAGTGAAAAAATTCGAACATACAATTTTTTGCATAATGTTGTTATAGACCATATTGCAAATGTAGAATTTTTTGATATTGAGAAATTTTTCAAAGGAAATCATTTAATTCAAttgattaataaaagaaaacaaatattttatcaaaaCATTATTGATGaaacattaaaatatattttttcttttattgataattaa
- the DHHC6 gene encoding palmitoyltransferase, putative, translating to MINILPYVVVLFRFSVLITCINLKEKYNLILGKLNNLFFFYFVSFLLYIISSCRNPGYVTTCPLTYIKANNQELNYIREKNKNNIKKKINKTKNNKSSNCSVSSYESSLNSLSTSSTYEENQYDELDSLTIIHHENENTIITEKGIKKNLKQWKQLVDKNKIIIFKENEKYSNEMVKNRKNKKKYINYLDEKDHYKRKKREYVNSNRPNNIEEYINIYGKLQFYSKIRKYNFILQKMHKEMRNKTYRLRKMIKKYRNKHKPISLIEINKISCLLGNAKNTRPKEKKKKIQSSIMLHKINKNDIIFSKDIKTNNKTIFYLYNYKYYQYNTQLQYCIICNIFQPLRTKHCKICKRCVRTFDHHCPWINNCVAENNRCFFLLYLYFEDITICLSLKYISLAMYHLFFYENGFFYCWLIILFFILVFFFLMIFCLIIYHSYLCLINETTWENVSKKKISYLKNISKKHNNPFFLSYKKNVIIYFCYFPLPKISQKMRNFLFPFLLKKNIITFGKEGEIIWKKNTKSSYRSSHFFYRIVELNIFFLFSVLLFFFFKLKTFKWERI from the exons atgataaatattttaccATATGTAGTAGTTTTATTTAGATTCTCAGTTTTAATTACttgtattaatttaaaagaaaaatataatttgatTTTAGGAAAattgaataatttattttttttttattttgtttcttttctattatatattatctcATCTTGCCGAAACCc tggATATGTAACCACTTGTCCTCTAACATATATAAAAGCAAATAACCAAGAACTAAATTACATcagagaaaaaaataagaataatataaaaaaaaagataaataaaacaaaaaataataaatcatcTAATTGTTCTGTTAGTAGCTATGAGTCATCTCTTAATTCTCTTTCTACTTCTAGTACATATg AAGAAAATCAGTATGATGAATTAGACAGTTTAACAATTATTCATCACGAAAATGAAAACACAATCATAACTGAAAAaggcataaaaaaaaatttaaaacaaTGGAAACAATTAGttgacaaaaataaaattattatattcaaagAAAAcgaaaaatattcaaatgaAATGGTTAAAAAtcgtaaaaataaaaaaaaatatattaattatttagatGAAAAAGACCATTATAAGAGAAAAAAGAGAGAATATGTGAATAGCAATAGACCTAATAATATAGaggaatatattaatatctaTGGAAAACTTCAATTTTATTCTAAAATACGAAaatacaattttattttacaaaaaatgcATAAAGAAATGAGAAATAAAACTTATAGATTAcgaaaaatgataaaaaaatatagaaataaacATAAACCTATATCTTTAATAGAAATTAATAAGATAAGCTGCTTATTAGGAAATGCAAAAAATACTAGACCAaaagagaagaaaaaaaaaatccaaAGTAGTATTATgttacataaaataaataaaaatgatattatattttcaaaagatattaaaacaaataataaaactattttttatttatataattataaatactaTCAATATAATACGCAGTTGCAATATTGTATTATctgtaatatttttcaa ccTTTAAGAACTAAACATTGTAAAATATGCAAAAGATGTGTCAGAACATTCGATCATCATTGCCCTTGGATAAATAATTGTGTAGCTGAAAATAATagatgtttttttttattatatttatattttgaagATATTACAATTTGtttatctttaaaatatatttctttagcaatgtatcatttatttttttacgaAAATGG atttttttattgttggctaataatactattttttatcttagtgtttttttttttaatgattttttgCTTAATTATATATCATAGTTACTTATGTTtg ataaACGAAACAACTTGGGAAAATGTctcaaaaaagaaaatttcatatttaaaaaatatatcaaaaaaacataataatCCTTTTTTCTTaagttacaaaaaaaatgtcataatatatttttgttattttccTTTACCGAAGATTTCACAAAAAATGCGaaactttttatttccttttttattaaaaaaaaatattataacttTTGGTAAAGAGGGAGAAATTATTTggaaaaaaa atacaAAATCATCTTATAGAAGCTCTCATTTTTTCTATAGAATTGTTGAg cttaatatatttttcttgttTTCTGTTCtactcttctttttttttaaattgaaaaCATTTAAATGGGAAAGAATATAA
- the RPS6 gene encoding apicoplast ribosomal protein S6, putative, with protein MHIFFKCFSFFLYFFLLVHVDIYKSYKIQKLDKNYFQNVNKYNKYFIFNKNGKYKKLKIFKKYKLHGSLNDYIYKLLIKKFKKQKEKKDVNIYKTLQSAKRSYNIDFLFSCNYQINEIKQKLAEYSYELKLIDAENIKIMYLGKKKLVRPIKKQLEGYYILFSFEIYPSLIKDISEKLKLQTHVLRFLITKNEKESRSIEFKEDDSIRESLLKTEQMFFKKVF; from the exons atgcatattttttttaaatgtttttctttttttttatacttttttctaTTAGTACATGtggatatatataaatcttataaaattcaaaaattagataaaaattattttcaaaatgtaaataaatataataaatattttatttttaataaaaatgggAAGTATaagaaattgaaaattttcaaaaaatataaattacatGGATCATTAAATGactatatttataaattgttaataaaaaaatttaagaaacaaaaagagaaaaaagatgtaaacatatataaaacattACAATCAGCTAAAAGATCATATAAtattgattttttattttcttgtaATTAccaaataaatgaaataaaacaaaaattagcAGAATATTCGTATGAACTAAAGTTAATTGATGcagaaaacataaaaataatgtatctaggaaaaaaaaaattagttagACCAATTAAAAAACAACTAGAAggatattatattttattttcttttgaaaTTTATCCTTCTTTGATTAAAGACATAtcagaaaaattaaaacttcAAACACATGTACTAAG ATTTTTAATAACAAAGAACGAAAAAGAATCTAGAAGCATTGAATTCAAAGAAGATGATTCAATAAGAGAATCTCTTTTAAAAACAGAACaaatgttttttaaaaaagtattttaa
- a CDS encoding mRNA processing protein, putative, with protein sequence MSNKNNYSLWIGNIPFDVTEKELHEILSKVGDVINVRIKYDIDKNVSKGFAFCEYKDLETCMLALKYINGYEIKGRKLKLYWANEEFKEKINNNAKNRSDKRITKNSHKLDIIDVNNKKNILSSYIKNDLIEKDLSANEIRENNIRINISNIIHTLTTSQIIYILSYFQKYSIENFHNLKIYFQKNGNVAYALLHCLFILNIINDYSITNNLNICINNETILNKNERILQMNNSNIKIELNTNDLKNINKMQNKNKEENTVFKNNKINTKKDDNIFKNNKIHLKKEENDSLMKNNISSFNKKNYTHNLSNSSSKMKISNSSSLYAKKNDSSNKYSSKNDFLNYTYKNRIMNESESPNISSESHNILYMNSNINSKTQNKKNFYTNNSLNVHKQNNEVIDNKYFDINYMMNSNNSLNEIVDFGKGYEPDSSNIESINNKAQHYNNNLVDNNEQRNLYPCSFNDMTRNNNLKGSEIVDNCHNINEMQSFNNTNEENYNLSDIKNINKLNEANSKLNNSNNFSDSNEMNNLNINKETNNKISNMNNFNDMDNINITTHFNEMNVTNDHHLINYSMVNNNNTYDKKMKKNFYMMKMSNLPVNNDGNNNLMKNINENVINNIVCKDMNQIQLKRSYNNNHIGNNVDNTFINENNTNLSNGNNNEIYLNEIYSNIELPDDALVNEVIKNTDILNNILKSKIEDMKNWNNEQKIQVLSIQKALLLKGYRLK encoded by the coding sequence atgtcaaataagaataattataGCTTATGGATAGGAAATATTCCATTTGATGTAACTGAAAAAGAATTACATGAAATTTTGTCAAAGGTAGGTGATGTGATAAATGTTAGAATAAAGTATGATATTGATAAAAATGTAAGTAAAGGGTTTGCTTTTTGTGAATATAAAGATCTTGAAACGTGTATGCTagctttaaaatatattaatggTTATGAGATAAAAGGAAGAAAACTTAAGTTATATTGGGCAAACGaagaatttaaagaaaaaataaataacaatGCAAAAAATAGAAGCGATAAaagaataacaaaaaattctCACAAATTAGATATAATAGATGtgaacaataaaaaaaatattttaagttcctatataaaaaatgatttgaTCGAAAAAGACTTAAGTGCAAATGAAATAAgggaaaataatataagaataaatatttctaacATTATTCATACTTTAACCACTTCgcaaattatatatattttatcttattttcaaaaatattctaTTGAAAACTTTcacaatttaaaaatttattttcaaaaaaatggTAATGTTGCTTATGCTCTTCTTCATTGTTTGTTCatattgaatataataaatgattATAGTATTACAAATAACTTAAATATTTGTATTAATAACGAgacaattttaaataaaaatgaaagaatTTTACAAAtgaataatagtaatattaaaatagaaTTGAATACAAAtgatttgaaaaatattaacaaaatgcaaaataaaaataaagaagaaaatacagtttttaaaaataacaaaattaatactaaaaaagatgataatatatttaaaaataacaaaattcatttaaaaaaagaagaaaatgatagtttaatgaaaaataacatttcttcctttaataaaaaaaattatactcATAATTTATCTAATTCTTCTtctaaaatgaaaataagtaATAGTTCTAGTTTATATgcgaaaaaaaatgattcgAGCAACAAGTATTCTagtaaaaatgattttttaaattatacttATAAAAATCGTATTATGAATGAATCAGAATCTCCTAATATTTCTAGTGAAAGccataatattttatatatgaatagTAACATAAATTCTAAAacacaaaataaaaaaaatttctatacTAACAATTCTTTAAATGTTCATAAACAGAACAATGAAGTTATTGATAATAAGTACTTTGATATTAACTACATGATGAATTCTAACAATTCTTTAAATGAAATCGTAGATTTTGGGAAAGGTTATGAACCAGATTCTTCAAATATAGAAAGTATAAACAATAAAGCACAGCATTATAATAACAATTTAGTTGATAATAATGAACAAAGAAATTTATATCCTTGTTCATTTAATGATATGACTAGAAATAATAACTTAAAGGGAAGTGAAATTGTGGATAATTgtcataatataaatgaaatgcaaagttttaataatacaaatgaagaaaattataatttaagtgatataaaaaatattaataaattaaatgaagcAAATAGTAAATtgaataattcaaataattttagtGATTCTAATgaaatgaataatttaaatattaataaagagacaaataataaaatcagtaatatgaataattttaatgatatgGATAATATCAATATTACAACTCATTTTAATGAAATGAATGTTACAAATGATCAtcatttaattaattatagtatggtaaataataataatacctatgataaaaaaatgaagaagaatttttatatgatGAAAATGTCAAATTTGCCTGTGAACAATGAcggtaataataatttaatgaaaaatataaatgaaaatgtaattaataatatagttTGTAAAGATATGAATCAAATTCAATTAAAGCGttcttataataataatcataTAGGTAACAATGTTGATAATAcatttattaatgaaaataatacaaatctTTCCAAtggtaataataatgaaatatatttaaatgaaatttattCTAATATTGAATTACCTGATGATGCCTTAGTAAATgaagttataaaaaatactgatattttaaataatattttaaaatcaaAAATTGAAGATATGAAGAATTGGAATAATGAACAAAAAATACAAGTGTTATCTATTCAAAAAGCCTTATTATTAAAGGGCTATAGGTTAAAATAA
- a CDS encoding calcyclin binding protein, putative codes for MDYNNENYNLNNVFSNTKLSELNSLRNTKLMANEKLIRHDWSQTNDNIFFTIYRKNVQKKDFLYYIKNDYIFLIIIISEEEIYIIENFLFSKISPIKTKINITPMKVEIIFEKEIKELKWNEFMKIENSDNLKKKENILNPFNGKSTEEWNKLTKTIKEDDDEGSIDNFFKKIYNEGDDDTKRAMIKSFQTSCGTVLSTNWKDVQNKNYEKVKNYK; via the exons atgGATTACa ataacgaaaattataatttaaataatgtgTTTTCTAACACGAAGTTGTCTGAATTAAATAGTTTAAGAAATACAAAACTAATGgctaatgaaaaattaattag ACATGATTGGTCACAAACAAAtgacaatatattttttacaatataCCGAAAAAACgttcaaaaaaaagattttctttattatataaaaaatgactacatctttttaattataataataagtg aagaagaaatatatattattgaaaattttttgttttcaaaAATTTCACCCATTAAAACGAAGATTAATATAACACCA ATGAAAGTTGAAATAatatttgaaaaagaaataaaag AATTAAAATGGAATGAATTCATGAAAATTGAAAATtctgataatttaaaaaaaaaagaaaatatctTGAATCCATTTAACGGAAAAAGCACAGAAGAATGGAATAAACTAACTAAA aCAATAAAAGAAGATGATGATGAAGGAAGcattgataatttttttaaaaaaatttataatgaaGGAGATGACGATACTAAAAGAGCTATGATCAAatctttt CAAACATCATGTGGAACTGTTCTATCAACAAATTGGAAAGAtgttcaaaataaaaattacgaaaaagtaaaaaattataaatga